A part of Drosophila ananassae strain 14024-0371.13 chromosome 2R, ASM1763931v2, whole genome shotgun sequence genomic DNA contains:
- the LOC6493800 gene encoding poly(rC)-binding protein 3 isoform X8, producing MEDNNTSSSAGGASIKQEDPSVTLTIRLIMQGKEVGSIIGKKGEIVNRFREESGAKINISDGSCPERIVTVSGTTNAIFSAFTLITKKFEEWCSQFNDVGKVGKTQIPIRLIVPASQCGSLIGKSGSKIKEIRQTTGCSIQVASEMLPNSTERAVTLSGSAEQITQCIYQICLVMLESPPRGATIPYRPKPQVTGPVILANGQAFTIQGNYAVPTQEVAKNPLASLAALGLAGMNPASTGGINHTGSAPAALAALAGSQLRTANPANRAQQQQHEMTVSNDLIGCIIGKGGTKIAEIRQISGAMIRISNCEEREGGNTDRTITISGNPDSVALAQYLINMSVELQKANLLEQAQAQQNGGAAATPGAGAAGSVVATGVAGAATVAGGAAATPPSAANGALTTVPLTGASVVGAVAGGAGTGAAAGTGAAGTVSVPGSNGTALVANGATNGSATATAPGYASANGGQPANGTAPTTAAAALQSPLASALQLLTKPGALSALSNLSALDLLSLTTLGSSNGGAGAPGGIQVQTTGVNRAKGHYATSRFRQHQTETGGEAEKPRNKFNPY from the exons GAAGTTGGTAGTATTATTGGTAAAAAGGGTGAAATTGTCAACAGATTTCGTGAAGAG TCTGGTGCCAAAATCAACATTTCGGATGGATCGTGCCCGGAACGTATTGTGACTGTGTCTGGTACAACTAATGCAATCTTTTCGGCATTTACGCTCATTACAAAGAAGTTCGAAGAG TGGTGCTCGCAGTTCAATGACGTAGGCAAAGTTGGCAAAACTCAAATTCCCATTCGATTGATCGTGCCCGCCAGTCAATGTGGATCGTTAATTG GCAAGAGTGGCTCTAAAATCAAGGAAATTCGCCAGACCACAGGCTGCTCCATTCAGGTGGCCAGTGAAATGCTGCCAAACTCGACGGAGCGAGCGGTTACCTTGAGCGGCAGTGCTGAGCAGATCACCCAGTGCATCTATCAGATATGCCTCGTCATGTTGGAG TCTCCGCCGCGCGGTGCTACCATCCCATATCGACCAAAACCGCAGGTGACTGGTCCTGTCATCCTGGCCAACGGACAGGCCTTCACCATCCAAGGAAACTACGCAGTGCCCACACAAGAG GTGGCCAAGAACCCGCTGGCCAGCTTGGCTGCCTTGGGCCTGGCCGGGATGAATCCGGCCAGCACTGGGGGCATCAACCACACAG GCTCTGCCCCAGCAGCCCTGGCTGCACTGGCCGGGTCGCAACTCCGTACAGCGAATCCCGCGAACCgagcccagcagcagcagcacgaGATGACCGTATCCAACGACCTGATCGGCTGCATCATCGGCAAGGGCGGCACCAAGATCGCCGAGATCCGTCAGATCTCCGGCGCCATGATCCGGATCTCGAACTGCGAGGAGCGCGAGGGCGGCAACACCGACCGCACCATCACCATCAGCGGCAACCCGGACTCGGTGGCCTTGGCCCAATACTTAATCAACATGAG TGTTGAGCTGCAGAAGGCCAATCTCCTGGagcaggcccaggcccagcaGAACGGAGGAGCTGCCGCGACTCCCGGCGCCGGAGCAGCCGGATCCGTAGTCGCCACCGGCGTTGCTGGAGCCGCCACGGTCgccggaggagcagcagctaCTCCCCCATCTGCCGCCAATGGAGCCCTCACCACGGTGCCCCTAACGGGTGCCTCTGTTGTCGGAGCAGTTGCCGGAGGAGCTGGAACAGGCGCAGCTGCTGGCACAGGAGCAGCCGGTACTGTATCGGTACCGGGAAGCAACGGCACAGCCCTAGTGGCTAATGGAGCCACCAATGGCAGCGCCACTGCCACAGCCCCCGGCTATGCCAGCGCCAATGGCGGACAGCCCGCCAACGGAACAGCCCCAACCACCGCCGCTGCCGCCCTACAAAGTCCGCTGGCATCGGCCCTGCAGCTTCTGACCAAGCCCGGAGCATTGAGTGCCCTGTCCAACCTGAGCGCCCTCGACCTGCTCAGCCTGACTACCCTGGgcagcagcaacggcggcgcCGGAGCCCCGGGCGGGATCCAGGTGCAGACGACGGGCGTGAACCGGGCCAAGGGACACTACGCCACCTCGCGGTTCCGGCAGCACCAGACAGAGACCGGCGGCGAGGCGGAGAAGCCGCGCAACAAGTTCAACCCGTATTAG
- the LOC6493800 gene encoding poly(rC)-binding protein 3 isoform X9: protein MEDNNTSSSAGGASIKQEDPSVTLTIRLIMQGKEVGSIIGKKGEIVNRFREESGAKINISDGSCPERIVTVSGTTNAIFSAFTLITKKFEEWCSQFNDVGKVGKTQIPIRLIVPASQCGSLIGKSGSKIKEIRQTTGCSIQVASEMLPNSTERAVTLSGSAEQITQCIYQICLVMLESPPRGATIPYRPKPQVTGPVILANGQAFTIQGNYAVPTQEVAKNPLASLAALGLAGMNPASTGGINHTAALAALAGSQLRTANPANRAQQQQHEMTVSNDLIGCIIGKGGTKIAEIRQISGAMIRISNCEEREGGNTDRTITISGNPDSVALAQYLINMSVELQKANLLEQAQAQQNGGAAATPGAGAAGSVVATGVAGAATVAGGAAATPPSAANGALTTVPLTGASVVGAVAGGAGTGAAAGTGAAGTVSVPGSNGTALVANGATNGSATATAPGYASANGGQPANGTAPTTAAAALQSPLASALQLLTKPGALSALSNLSALDLLSLTTLGSSNGGAGAPGGIQVQTTGVNRAKGHYATSRFRQHQTETGGEAEKPRNKFNPY from the exons GAAGTTGGTAGTATTATTGGTAAAAAGGGTGAAATTGTCAACAGATTTCGTGAAGAG TCTGGTGCCAAAATCAACATTTCGGATGGATCGTGCCCGGAACGTATTGTGACTGTGTCTGGTACAACTAATGCAATCTTTTCGGCATTTACGCTCATTACAAAGAAGTTCGAAGAG TGGTGCTCGCAGTTCAATGACGTAGGCAAAGTTGGCAAAACTCAAATTCCCATTCGATTGATCGTGCCCGCCAGTCAATGTGGATCGTTAATTG GCAAGAGTGGCTCTAAAATCAAGGAAATTCGCCAGACCACAGGCTGCTCCATTCAGGTGGCCAGTGAAATGCTGCCAAACTCGACGGAGCGAGCGGTTACCTTGAGCGGCAGTGCTGAGCAGATCACCCAGTGCATCTATCAGATATGCCTCGTCATGTTGGAG TCTCCGCCGCGCGGTGCTACCATCCCATATCGACCAAAACCGCAGGTGACTGGTCCTGTCATCCTGGCCAACGGACAGGCCTTCACCATCCAAGGAAACTACGCAGTGCCCACACAAGAG GTGGCCAAGAACCCGCTGGCCAGCTTGGCTGCCTTGGGCCTGGCCGGGATGAATCCGGCCAGCACTGGGGGCATCAACCACACAG CAGCCCTGGCTGCACTGGCCGGGTCGCAACTCCGTACAGCGAATCCCGCGAACCgagcccagcagcagcagcacgaGATGACCGTATCCAACGACCTGATCGGCTGCATCATCGGCAAGGGCGGCACCAAGATCGCCGAGATCCGTCAGATCTCCGGCGCCATGATCCGGATCTCGAACTGCGAGGAGCGCGAGGGCGGCAACACCGACCGCACCATCACCATCAGCGGCAACCCGGACTCGGTGGCCTTGGCCCAATACTTAATCAACATGAG TGTTGAGCTGCAGAAGGCCAATCTCCTGGagcaggcccaggcccagcaGAACGGAGGAGCTGCCGCGACTCCCGGCGCCGGAGCAGCCGGATCCGTAGTCGCCACCGGCGTTGCTGGAGCCGCCACGGTCgccggaggagcagcagctaCTCCCCCATCTGCCGCCAATGGAGCCCTCACCACGGTGCCCCTAACGGGTGCCTCTGTTGTCGGAGCAGTTGCCGGAGGAGCTGGAACAGGCGCAGCTGCTGGCACAGGAGCAGCCGGTACTGTATCGGTACCGGGAAGCAACGGCACAGCCCTAGTGGCTAATGGAGCCACCAATGGCAGCGCCACTGCCACAGCCCCCGGCTATGCCAGCGCCAATGGCGGACAGCCCGCCAACGGAACAGCCCCAACCACCGCCGCTGCCGCCCTACAAAGTCCGCTGGCATCGGCCCTGCAGCTTCTGACCAAGCCCGGAGCATTGAGTGCCCTGTCCAACCTGAGCGCCCTCGACCTGCTCAGCCTGACTACCCTGGgcagcagcaacggcggcgcCGGAGCCCCGGGCGGGATCCAGGTGCAGACGACGGGCGTGAACCGGGCCAAGGGACACTACGCCACCTCGCGGTTCCGGCAGCACCAGACAGAGACCGGCGGCGAGGCGGAGAAGCCGCGCAACAAGTTCAACCCGTATTAG
- the LOC6493800 gene encoding poly(rC)-binding protein 3 isoform X7 yields MEDNNTSSSAGGASIKQEDPSVTLTIRLIMQGKEVGSIIGKKGEIVNRFREESGAKINISDGSCPERIVTVSGTTNAIFSAFTLITKKFEEFNDVGKVGKTQIPIRLIVPASQCGSLIGKSGSKIKEIRQTTGCSIQVASEMLPNSTERAVTLSGSAEQITQCIYQICLVMLESPPRGATIPYRPKPQVTGPVILANGQAFTIQGNYAVPTQEVAKNPLASLAALGLAGMNPASTGGINHTGELSASAARCQTDFQSNLGSAPAALAALAGSQLRTANPANRAQQQQHEMTVSNDLIGCIIGKGGTKIAEIRQISGAMIRISNCEEREGGNTDRTITISGNPDSVALAQYLINMSVELQKANLLEQAQAQQNGGAAATPGAGAAGSVVATGVAGAATVAGGAAATPPSAANGALTTVPLTGASVVGAVAGGAGTGAAAGTGAAGTVSVPGSNGTALVANGATNGSATATAPGYASANGGQPANGTAPTTAAAALQSPLASALQLLTKPGALSALSNLSALDLLSLTTLGSSNGGAGAPGGIQVQTTGVNRAKGHYATSRFRQHQTETGGEAEKPRNKFNPY; encoded by the exons GAAGTTGGTAGTATTATTGGTAAAAAGGGTGAAATTGTCAACAGATTTCGTGAAGAG TCTGGTGCCAAAATCAACATTTCGGATGGATCGTGCCCGGAACGTATTGTGACTGTGTCTGGTACAACTAATGCAATCTTTTCGGCATTTACGCTCATTACAAAGAAGTTCGAAGAG TTCAATGACGTAGGCAAAGTTGGCAAAACTCAAATTCCCATTCGATTGATCGTGCCCGCCAGTCAATGTGGATCGTTAATTG GCAAGAGTGGCTCTAAAATCAAGGAAATTCGCCAGACCACAGGCTGCTCCATTCAGGTGGCCAGTGAAATGCTGCCAAACTCGACGGAGCGAGCGGTTACCTTGAGCGGCAGTGCTGAGCAGATCACCCAGTGCATCTATCAGATATGCCTCGTCATGTTGGAG TCTCCGCCGCGCGGTGCTACCATCCCATATCGACCAAAACCGCAGGTGACTGGTCCTGTCATCCTGGCCAACGGACAGGCCTTCACCATCCAAGGAAACTACGCAGTGCCCACACAAGAG GTGGCCAAGAACCCGCTGGCCAGCTTGGCTGCCTTGGGCCTGGCCGGGATGAATCCGGCCAGCACTGGGGGCATCAACCACACAGGTGAGTTGAGCGCTTCTGCGGCCAGATGCCAGACAGATTTCCAATCTAATCTAGGCTCTGCCCCAGCAGCCCTGGCTGCACTGGCCGGGTCGCAACTCCGTACAGCGAATCCCGCGAACCgagcccagcagcagcagcacgaGATGACCGTATCCAACGACCTGATCGGCTGCATCATCGGCAAGGGCGGCACCAAGATCGCCGAGATCCGTCAGATCTCCGGCGCCATGATCCGGATCTCGAACTGCGAGGAGCGCGAGGGCGGCAACACCGACCGCACCATCACCATCAGCGGCAACCCGGACTCGGTGGCCTTGGCCCAATACTTAATCAACATGAG TGTTGAGCTGCAGAAGGCCAATCTCCTGGagcaggcccaggcccagcaGAACGGAGGAGCTGCCGCGACTCCCGGCGCCGGAGCAGCCGGATCCGTAGTCGCCACCGGCGTTGCTGGAGCCGCCACGGTCgccggaggagcagcagctaCTCCCCCATCTGCCGCCAATGGAGCCCTCACCACGGTGCCCCTAACGGGTGCCTCTGTTGTCGGAGCAGTTGCCGGAGGAGCTGGAACAGGCGCAGCTGCTGGCACAGGAGCAGCCGGTACTGTATCGGTACCGGGAAGCAACGGCACAGCCCTAGTGGCTAATGGAGCCACCAATGGCAGCGCCACTGCCACAGCCCCCGGCTATGCCAGCGCCAATGGCGGACAGCCCGCCAACGGAACAGCCCCAACCACCGCCGCTGCCGCCCTACAAAGTCCGCTGGCATCGGCCCTGCAGCTTCTGACCAAGCCCGGAGCATTGAGTGCCCTGTCCAACCTGAGCGCCCTCGACCTGCTCAGCCTGACTACCCTGGgcagcagcaacggcggcgcCGGAGCCCCGGGCGGGATCCAGGTGCAGACGACGGGCGTGAACCGGGCCAAGGGACACTACGCCACCTCGCGGTTCCGGCAGCACCAGACAGAGACCGGCGGCGAGGCGGAGAAGCCGCGCAACAAGTTCAACCCGTATTAG
- the LOC6493800 gene encoding poly(rC)-binding protein 3 isoform X10 — protein MEDNNTSSSAGGASIKQEDPSVTLTIRLIMQGKEVGSIIGKKGEIVNRFREESGAKINISDGSCPERIVTVSGTTNAIFSAFTLITKKFEEFNDVGKVGKTQIPIRLIVPASQCGSLIGKSGSKIKEIRQTTGCSIQVASEMLPNSTERAVTLSGSAEQITQCIYQICLVMLESPPRGATIPYRPKPQVTGPVILANGQAFTIQGNYAVPTQEVAKNPLASLAALGLAGMNPASTGGINHTGSAPAALAALAGSQLRTANPANRAQQQQHEMTVSNDLIGCIIGKGGTKIAEIRQISGAMIRISNCEEREGGNTDRTITISGNPDSVALAQYLINMSVELQKANLLEQAQAQQNGGAAATPGAGAAGSVVATGVAGAATVAGGAAATPPSAANGALTTVPLTGASVVGAVAGGAGTGAAAGTGAAGTVSVPGSNGTALVANGATNGSATATAPGYASANGGQPANGTAPTTAAAALQSPLASALQLLTKPGALSALSNLSALDLLSLTTLGSSNGGAGAPGGIQVQTTGVNRAKGHYATSRFRQHQTETGGEAEKPRNKFNPY, from the exons GAAGTTGGTAGTATTATTGGTAAAAAGGGTGAAATTGTCAACAGATTTCGTGAAGAG TCTGGTGCCAAAATCAACATTTCGGATGGATCGTGCCCGGAACGTATTGTGACTGTGTCTGGTACAACTAATGCAATCTTTTCGGCATTTACGCTCATTACAAAGAAGTTCGAAGAG TTCAATGACGTAGGCAAAGTTGGCAAAACTCAAATTCCCATTCGATTGATCGTGCCCGCCAGTCAATGTGGATCGTTAATTG GCAAGAGTGGCTCTAAAATCAAGGAAATTCGCCAGACCACAGGCTGCTCCATTCAGGTGGCCAGTGAAATGCTGCCAAACTCGACGGAGCGAGCGGTTACCTTGAGCGGCAGTGCTGAGCAGATCACCCAGTGCATCTATCAGATATGCCTCGTCATGTTGGAG TCTCCGCCGCGCGGTGCTACCATCCCATATCGACCAAAACCGCAGGTGACTGGTCCTGTCATCCTGGCCAACGGACAGGCCTTCACCATCCAAGGAAACTACGCAGTGCCCACACAAGAG GTGGCCAAGAACCCGCTGGCCAGCTTGGCTGCCTTGGGCCTGGCCGGGATGAATCCGGCCAGCACTGGGGGCATCAACCACACAG GCTCTGCCCCAGCAGCCCTGGCTGCACTGGCCGGGTCGCAACTCCGTACAGCGAATCCCGCGAACCgagcccagcagcagcagcacgaGATGACCGTATCCAACGACCTGATCGGCTGCATCATCGGCAAGGGCGGCACCAAGATCGCCGAGATCCGTCAGATCTCCGGCGCCATGATCCGGATCTCGAACTGCGAGGAGCGCGAGGGCGGCAACACCGACCGCACCATCACCATCAGCGGCAACCCGGACTCGGTGGCCTTGGCCCAATACTTAATCAACATGAG TGTTGAGCTGCAGAAGGCCAATCTCCTGGagcaggcccaggcccagcaGAACGGAGGAGCTGCCGCGACTCCCGGCGCCGGAGCAGCCGGATCCGTAGTCGCCACCGGCGTTGCTGGAGCCGCCACGGTCgccggaggagcagcagctaCTCCCCCATCTGCCGCCAATGGAGCCCTCACCACGGTGCCCCTAACGGGTGCCTCTGTTGTCGGAGCAGTTGCCGGAGGAGCTGGAACAGGCGCAGCTGCTGGCACAGGAGCAGCCGGTACTGTATCGGTACCGGGAAGCAACGGCACAGCCCTAGTGGCTAATGGAGCCACCAATGGCAGCGCCACTGCCACAGCCCCCGGCTATGCCAGCGCCAATGGCGGACAGCCCGCCAACGGAACAGCCCCAACCACCGCCGCTGCCGCCCTACAAAGTCCGCTGGCATCGGCCCTGCAGCTTCTGACCAAGCCCGGAGCATTGAGTGCCCTGTCCAACCTGAGCGCCCTCGACCTGCTCAGCCTGACTACCCTGGgcagcagcaacggcggcgcCGGAGCCCCGGGCGGGATCCAGGTGCAGACGACGGGCGTGAACCGGGCCAAGGGACACTACGCCACCTCGCGGTTCCGGCAGCACCAGACAGAGACCGGCGGCGAGGCGGAGAAGCCGCGCAACAAGTTCAACCCGTATTAG
- the LOC6493800 gene encoding poly(rC)-binding protein 3 isoform X6: MEDNNTSSSAGGASIKQEDPSVTLTIRLIMQGKEVGSIIGKKGEIVNRFREESGAKINISDGSCPERIVTVSGTTNAIFSAFTLITKKFEEWCSQFNDVGKVGKTQIPIRLIVPASQCGSLIGKSGSKIKEIRQTTGCSIQVASEMLPNSTERAVTLSGSAEQITQCIYQICLVMLESPPRGATIPYRPKPQVTGPVILANGQAFTIQGNYAVPTQEVAKNPLASLAALGLAGMNPASTGGINHTGELSASAARCQTDFQSNLGSAPAALAALAGSQLRTANPANRAQQQQHEMTVSNDLIGCIIGKGGTKIAEIRQISGAMIRISNCEEREGGNTDRTITISGNPDSVALAQYLINMSVELQKANLLEQAQAQQNGGAAATPGAGAAGSVVATGVAGAATVAGGAAATPPSAANGALTTVPLTGASVVGAVAGGAGTGAAAGTGAAGTVSVPGSNGTALVANGATNGSATATAPGYASANGGQPANGTAPTTAAAALQSPLASALQLLTKPGALSALSNLSALDLLSLTTLGSSNGGAGAPGGIQVQTTGVNRAKGHYATSRFRQHQTETGGEAEKPRNKFNPY; the protein is encoded by the exons GAAGTTGGTAGTATTATTGGTAAAAAGGGTGAAATTGTCAACAGATTTCGTGAAGAG TCTGGTGCCAAAATCAACATTTCGGATGGATCGTGCCCGGAACGTATTGTGACTGTGTCTGGTACAACTAATGCAATCTTTTCGGCATTTACGCTCATTACAAAGAAGTTCGAAGAG TGGTGCTCGCAGTTCAATGACGTAGGCAAAGTTGGCAAAACTCAAATTCCCATTCGATTGATCGTGCCCGCCAGTCAATGTGGATCGTTAATTG GCAAGAGTGGCTCTAAAATCAAGGAAATTCGCCAGACCACAGGCTGCTCCATTCAGGTGGCCAGTGAAATGCTGCCAAACTCGACGGAGCGAGCGGTTACCTTGAGCGGCAGTGCTGAGCAGATCACCCAGTGCATCTATCAGATATGCCTCGTCATGTTGGAG TCTCCGCCGCGCGGTGCTACCATCCCATATCGACCAAAACCGCAGGTGACTGGTCCTGTCATCCTGGCCAACGGACAGGCCTTCACCATCCAAGGAAACTACGCAGTGCCCACACAAGAG GTGGCCAAGAACCCGCTGGCCAGCTTGGCTGCCTTGGGCCTGGCCGGGATGAATCCGGCCAGCACTGGGGGCATCAACCACACAGGTGAGTTGAGCGCTTCTGCGGCCAGATGCCAGACAGATTTCCAATCTAATCTAGGCTCTGCCCCAGCAGCCCTGGCTGCACTGGCCGGGTCGCAACTCCGTACAGCGAATCCCGCGAACCgagcccagcagcagcagcacgaGATGACCGTATCCAACGACCTGATCGGCTGCATCATCGGCAAGGGCGGCACCAAGATCGCCGAGATCCGTCAGATCTCCGGCGCCATGATCCGGATCTCGAACTGCGAGGAGCGCGAGGGCGGCAACACCGACCGCACCATCACCATCAGCGGCAACCCGGACTCGGTGGCCTTGGCCCAATACTTAATCAACATGAG TGTTGAGCTGCAGAAGGCCAATCTCCTGGagcaggcccaggcccagcaGAACGGAGGAGCTGCCGCGACTCCCGGCGCCGGAGCAGCCGGATCCGTAGTCGCCACCGGCGTTGCTGGAGCCGCCACGGTCgccggaggagcagcagctaCTCCCCCATCTGCCGCCAATGGAGCCCTCACCACGGTGCCCCTAACGGGTGCCTCTGTTGTCGGAGCAGTTGCCGGAGGAGCTGGAACAGGCGCAGCTGCTGGCACAGGAGCAGCCGGTACTGTATCGGTACCGGGAAGCAACGGCACAGCCCTAGTGGCTAATGGAGCCACCAATGGCAGCGCCACTGCCACAGCCCCCGGCTATGCCAGCGCCAATGGCGGACAGCCCGCCAACGGAACAGCCCCAACCACCGCCGCTGCCGCCCTACAAAGTCCGCTGGCATCGGCCCTGCAGCTTCTGACCAAGCCCGGAGCATTGAGTGCCCTGTCCAACCTGAGCGCCCTCGACCTGCTCAGCCTGACTACCCTGGgcagcagcaacggcggcgcCGGAGCCCCGGGCGGGATCCAGGTGCAGACGACGGGCGTGAACCGGGCCAAGGGACACTACGCCACCTCGCGGTTCCGGCAGCACCAGACAGAGACCGGCGGCGAGGCGGAGAAGCCGCGCAACAAGTTCAACCCGTATTAG
- the LOC6493800 gene encoding poly(rC)-binding protein 2 isoform X2, translating to MEDNNTSSSAGGASIKQEDPSVTLTIRLIMQGKEVGSIIGKKGEIVNRFREESGAKINISDGSCPERIVTVSGTTNAIFSAFTLITKKFEEFNDVGKVGKTQIPIRLIVPASQCGSLIGKSGSKIKEIRQTTGCSIQVASEMLPNSTERAVTLSGSAEQITQCIYQICLVMLESPPRGATIPYRPKPQVTGPVILANGQAFTIQGNYAVPTQETCPVFPLALATGGLHAGISGLTDPLLKGAHLPGAVPAHHHHLQQMPDVAKNPLASLAALGLAGMNPASTGGINHTGELSASAARCQTDFQSNLGSAPAALAALAGSQLRTANPANRAQQQQHEMTVSNDLIGCIIGKGGTKIAEIRQISGAMIRISNCEEREGGNTDRTITISGNPDSVALAQYLINMSVELQKANLLEQAQAQQNGGAAATPGAGAAGSVVATGVAGAATVAGGAAATPPSAANGALTTVPLTGASVVGAVAGGAGTGAAAGTGAAGTVSVPGSNGTALVANGATNGSATATAPGYASANGGQPANGTAPTTAAAALQSPLASALQLLTKPGALSALSNLSALDLLSLTTLGSSNGGAGAPGGIQVQTTGVNRAKGHYATSRFRQHQTETGGEAEKPRNKFNPY from the exons GAAGTTGGTAGTATTATTGGTAAAAAGGGTGAAATTGTCAACAGATTTCGTGAAGAG TCTGGTGCCAAAATCAACATTTCGGATGGATCGTGCCCGGAACGTATTGTGACTGTGTCTGGTACAACTAATGCAATCTTTTCGGCATTTACGCTCATTACAAAGAAGTTCGAAGAG TTCAATGACGTAGGCAAAGTTGGCAAAACTCAAATTCCCATTCGATTGATCGTGCCCGCCAGTCAATGTGGATCGTTAATTG GCAAGAGTGGCTCTAAAATCAAGGAAATTCGCCAGACCACAGGCTGCTCCATTCAGGTGGCCAGTGAAATGCTGCCAAACTCGACGGAGCGAGCGGTTACCTTGAGCGGCAGTGCTGAGCAGATCACCCAGTGCATCTATCAGATATGCCTCGTCATGTTGGAG TCTCCGCCGCGCGGTGCTACCATCCCATATCGACCAAAACCGCAGGTGACTGGTCCTGTCATCCTGGCCAACGGACAGGCCTTCACCATCCAAGGAAACTACGCAGTGCCCACACAAGAG ACCTGTCCAGTATTTCCACTCGCCCTGGCCACCGGCGGGCTACATGCTGGTATCTCAGGTCTGACGGATCCTTTGTTAAAGGGGGCACATTTACCAGGAGCGGTACCAGCACACCACCATCACCTACAGCAAATGCCCGAT GTGGCCAAGAACCCGCTGGCCAGCTTGGCTGCCTTGGGCCTGGCCGGGATGAATCCGGCCAGCACTGGGGGCATCAACCACACAGGTGAGTTGAGCGCTTCTGCGGCCAGATGCCAGACAGATTTCCAATCTAATCTAGGCTCTGCCCCAGCAGCCCTGGCTGCACTGGCCGGGTCGCAACTCCGTACAGCGAATCCCGCGAACCgagcccagcagcagcagcacgaGATGACCGTATCCAACGACCTGATCGGCTGCATCATCGGCAAGGGCGGCACCAAGATCGCCGAGATCCGTCAGATCTCCGGCGCCATGATCCGGATCTCGAACTGCGAGGAGCGCGAGGGCGGCAACACCGACCGCACCATCACCATCAGCGGCAACCCGGACTCGGTGGCCTTGGCCCAATACTTAATCAACATGAG TGTTGAGCTGCAGAAGGCCAATCTCCTGGagcaggcccaggcccagcaGAACGGAGGAGCTGCCGCGACTCCCGGCGCCGGAGCAGCCGGATCCGTAGTCGCCACCGGCGTTGCTGGAGCCGCCACGGTCgccggaggagcagcagctaCTCCCCCATCTGCCGCCAATGGAGCCCTCACCACGGTGCCCCTAACGGGTGCCTCTGTTGTCGGAGCAGTTGCCGGAGGAGCTGGAACAGGCGCAGCTGCTGGCACAGGAGCAGCCGGTACTGTATCGGTACCGGGAAGCAACGGCACAGCCCTAGTGGCTAATGGAGCCACCAATGGCAGCGCCACTGCCACAGCCCCCGGCTATGCCAGCGCCAATGGCGGACAGCCCGCCAACGGAACAGCCCCAACCACCGCCGCTGCCGCCCTACAAAGTCCGCTGGCATCGGCCCTGCAGCTTCTGACCAAGCCCGGAGCATTGAGTGCCCTGTCCAACCTGAGCGCCCTCGACCTGCTCAGCCTGACTACCCTGGgcagcagcaacggcggcgcCGGAGCCCCGGGCGGGATCCAGGTGCAGACGACGGGCGTGAACCGGGCCAAGGGACACTACGCCACCTCGCGGTTCCGGCAGCACCAGACAGAGACCGGCGGCGAGGCGGAGAAGCCGCGCAACAAGTTCAACCCGTATTAG